One stretch of Thalassovita sp. DNA includes these proteins:
- the pal gene encoding peptidoglycan-associated lipoprotein Pal encodes MKTILARAVMLTSVLALAACTNPGFGNDDVYLSGDPAGVNDGSADDPRSPLYFQQTVGDRVLFEVNQSTLSSTAAATLDLQADWLLQNMDYTAVIEGHADEQGTREYNLALGARRANEVQEYLVQRGIAANRLKVVSFGKERPIEVCSQESCYSKNRRAVTVLSAGLSS; translated from the coding sequence ATGAAGACGATTCTGGCACGGGCAGTGATGCTGACTTCGGTACTGGCGCTGGCCGCATGTACCAATCCGGGGTTTGGCAATGATGACGTTTACCTCAGCGGCGATCCTGCCGGTGTGAACGATGGATCCGCGGATGATCCGCGCTCGCCGCTTTATTTCCAGCAAACCGTTGGGGATCGGGTTCTGTTCGAAGTGAACCAGTCCACCCTGTCGTCAACGGCTGCGGCTACCTTGGATCTGCAGGCGGATTGGCTGCTGCAGAATATGGATTACACCGCCGTGATCGAAGGCCACGCAGATGAGCAGGGCACGCGGGAATATAACCTGGCCCTGGGCGCACGCCGCGCCAATGAGGTGCAGGAATACCTGGTGCAACGTGGCATCGCGGCCAACCGCCTGAAGGTGGTTAGCTTTGGCAAAGAACGCCCGATTGAGGTGTGTTCGCAGGAAAGCTGCTATTCGAAAAACCGCCGCGCGGTGACCGTCCTGTCCGCAGGGCTGTCCAGCTAA
- the ybgF gene encoding tol-pal system protein YbgF, with protein MRWFVMATCFALAAPVTGAFAQEQDQTLADIRQELSVLYVDLQRLKRELSTTGAPSGAAGGTILQRVNAIEGQMQRLTAKTEELEFRINRIATDGGNRVGDLEFRLCELEAGCDIASLAEGSTLGGDAGEQVVSPDVGVTDAPELAIGEEADFERADAALNEGDHATALTLLDQFIATYPGSPLTALAHLMRGDALAADGNQTASARAYLEAFSAAPQGDSAPEALYKLGFSLGQLGQTSEACVTLAEVGVRFPGADAVVAAEEERARLACS; from the coding sequence ATGCGCTGGTTTGTTATGGCAACCTGTTTTGCGCTGGCCGCACCGGTCACAGGCGCATTTGCACAGGAACAGGATCAGACCTTGGCGGATATCCGTCAGGAGCTGTCGGTGCTCTACGTCGATCTGCAGCGCCTGAAGCGCGAGTTGAGCACCACCGGCGCGCCCTCGGGTGCTGCGGGCGGTACCATTCTGCAGCGGGTGAACGCCATCGAAGGCCAGATGCAGCGCCTCACCGCCAAAACCGAAGAGCTGGAATTCCGCATCAACCGCATCGCCACGGATGGTGGCAATCGAGTGGGTGATTTGGAATTCCGCCTGTGTGAATTGGAAGCCGGCTGCGACATTGCCAGCCTGGCCGAGGGCAGCACCCTGGGCGGCGATGCCGGCGAACAAGTGGTGAGCCCCGATGTTGGCGTGACCGATGCGCCGGAACTGGCCATTGGGGAAGAGGCCGATTTTGAACGTGCCGACGCTGCGTTGAACGAAGGCGATCACGCCACCGCGCTGACGTTGCTGGATCAGTTTATCGCCACCTATCCCGGCAGCCCATTGACTGCGCTGGCGCATCTGATGCGGGGCGATGCGCTGGCTGCGGATGGCAATCAAACTGCTTCAGCGCGGGCCTATCTGGAAGCCTTTAGCGCCGCGCCGCAGGGCGACAGCGCGCCAGAAGCGCTCTACAAGCTGGGCTTCTCATTGGGGCAGTTGGGCCAAACCTCTGAGGCCTGCGTGACCCTGGCAGAGGTAGGTGTGCGCTTCCCCGGTGCCGATGCCGTTGTTGCTGCCGAAGAGGAACGCGCGCGGCTCGCCTGCTCATGA
- the tilS gene encoding tRNA lysidine(34) synthetase TilS, producing MTKLSPAEALAASLRGWQSTDPAGPLGIAVSGGSDSLALLYLAADWARDQGVDLHVVTVDHGLRAEAAQEAAFVADHATTLGLPHRVLRWQGWDGQGNLMDQARRARYRLMADWAREQGLNAVLLGHTLDDQAETLMMRLARGAGVDGLAAMVAVGEQAGFAFLRPLLSVRRDALRAELTARNVTWVEDPSNDDTRFERVRMRQSLTMLAQQGVEAEALSQSAQNLAEARGALNWAVAQFAGAHVTQHAGDLAIAAAPFADLPAELQRRLLQHALGWIAGPRYAPRSEALAQLRAQALAGQGATLSGVRMTHRKGTIYLFRELAAVAEVTAAVDQPFDTRWHLSGPGGADLHIAPLGAEGLQACPKPRESLRPAAALQADPAIWRDNQLISAPLAGFLQGWQAELAPNCRDFAKWTVSR from the coding sequence ATGACAAAACTGTCCCCCGCCGAGGCGCTCGCGGCGTCGCTGCGGGGCTGGCAATCGACGGATCCTGCGGGCCCTTTGGGCATCGCGGTTTCCGGCGGCAGTGATTCCCTTGCTTTGCTGTATCTGGCGGCTGATTGGGCGCGCGATCAGGGCGTGGATCTGCACGTGGTGACAGTGGATCACGGCCTGCGTGCTGAGGCCGCGCAAGAGGCCGCATTTGTGGCAGATCACGCCACAACGCTGGGCCTGCCGCATAGGGTTCTGCGCTGGCAGGGCTGGGATGGTCAGGGCAACCTGATGGACCAGGCCCGGCGTGCGCGATATCGGCTGATGGCCGATTGGGCGCGGGAGCAAGGCTTAAACGCCGTTTTGCTGGGCCATACCCTCGACGATCAGGCGGAAACGCTGATGATGCGGCTGGCACGCGGCGCCGGGGTGGACGGGCTGGCGGCGATGGTGGCTGTGGGCGAACAGGCGGGGTTTGCATTCCTGCGCCCCTTGCTATCAGTGCGCCGTGACGCCTTGCGGGCGGAGTTAACTGCGCGCAACGTGACCTGGGTTGAAGATCCGTCAAATGACGACACCCGATTTGAACGGGTGCGCATGCGGCAAAGCCTCACGATGTTGGCGCAGCAGGGGGTTGAGGCCGAAGCACTGAGCCAATCGGCGCAAAACCTGGCCGAGGCGCGTGGCGCGTTGAACTGGGCCGTTGCGCAGTTCGCAGGCGCCCATGTCACCCAGCACGCGGGTGATCTGGCCATAGCGGCGGCGCCTTTTGCTGATCTGCCGGCGGAACTGCAGCGCCGTTTGTTGCAACATGCCTTGGGCTGGATTGCCGGACCGCGCTATGCGCCACGGTCTGAAGCATTGGCGCAACTGCGGGCGCAGGCCTTGGCGGGGCAGGGCGCAACGCTTAGCGGTGTGCGCATGACCCACCGCAAAGGCACGATCTACCTGTTTCGTGAGCTGGCCGCAGTGGCTGAAGTGACCGCAGCAGTGGATCAGCCCTTTGACACACGCTGGCACCTTTCGGGCCCCGGGGGGGCGGATTTGCACATCGCACCATTGGGGGCGGAGGGTTTGCAGGCCTGCCCGAAACCGCGCGAATCTCTGCGACCGGCGGCGGCGCTGCAGGCTGATCCGGCGATTTGGCGCGACAATCAGCTGATTTCCGCCCCATTGGCGGGGTTCTTGCAGGGATGGCAGGCAGAACTTGCGCCCAACTGCCGCGATTTTGCCAAATGGACGGTATCTCGTTGA
- the ftsH gene encoding ATP-dependent zinc metalloprotease FtsH yields MGNAKNIAFWVVLFLLVLALFNLFSGSGSSLQNNAIPYSEFVQAVDEDKVSSVTLDGESVRFRGTDGRDYVTIKPDDAEVTKMLIAENIPVTAESQQQSGFQTFILSLLPFLLLIGVWIYFMNRMQGGGKGGAMGFGKSKAKLLTEKNGRVTFDDVAGIDEAKEELEEIVEFLRNPQKFSRLGGKIPKGALLVGPPGTGKTLLARAIAGEAGVPFFTISGSDFVEMFVGVGASRVRDMFEQAKKNAPCIVFIDEIDAVGRHRGAGYGGGNDEREQTLNQLLVEMDGFEANEGVIIIAATNRKDVLDPALLRPGRFDRQVTVGNPDIKGREKILAVHARKTPLGPDVDLRIISRGTPGFSGADLMNLVNEAALMAARVGRRFVTMEDFEQAKDKIMMGAERRSMVMTAEQKEMTAYHEAGHALVGLKLPKCDPVYKATIIPRGGALGMVMSLPEMDRLNWHKDECHQKLAMTMAGKAAEIHKYGADHVSNGPAGDIQQASQLARAMVLRWGMSDKVGNIDYAEAHEGYSGNTAGFSVSANTKEMIEDEVKRFIQEAYELAFKVVTENDEEFERLAQGLLEYETLTGEEIKRVMRGEPPHAGEDEDDTPDAGNAPSVTAIPKTKPKAKPSGDGGMEPEMS; encoded by the coding sequence TTGGGCAACGCGAAAAACATCGCTTTCTGGGTGGTTCTGTTCCTGTTGGTGCTGGCCCTGTTCAACCTGTTCAGCGGATCAGGCAGCAGCTTGCAAAACAACGCCATCCCTTATTCCGAATTCGTCCAGGCCGTTGACGAAGACAAAGTCAGCTCTGTGACACTGGATGGCGAATCCGTGCGCTTCCGGGGCACTGATGGCCGTGACTATGTCACCATCAAGCCGGATGACGCCGAAGTCACCAAAATGCTGATTGCTGAAAACATCCCGGTCACCGCCGAGAGCCAGCAACAGTCCGGCTTCCAGACCTTTATCCTGAGCCTCCTGCCATTCCTGCTGCTGATCGGTGTGTGGATCTACTTCATGAACCGCATGCAGGGCGGTGGCAAAGGCGGCGCGATGGGTTTTGGCAAATCCAAGGCCAAGCTGCTGACCGAAAAGAACGGCCGCGTCACCTTTGATGATGTTGCCGGGATCGACGAAGCCAAAGAAGAGCTGGAAGAGATCGTAGAGTTTCTGCGCAACCCGCAGAAATTCAGCCGCCTGGGCGGCAAAATCCCCAAAGGTGCACTGCTGGTGGGCCCTCCGGGCACCGGTAAAACCCTGCTGGCCCGTGCGATCGCGGGTGAGGCGGGCGTGCCCTTCTTCACCATTTCGGGTTCGGACTTTGTGGAAATGTTTGTTGGTGTTGGTGCATCGCGTGTGCGCGACATGTTCGAACAGGCCAAGAAGAATGCCCCTTGTATTGTGTTCATCGACGAAATCGACGCCGTGGGCCGTCACCGTGGCGCGGGCTATGGCGGTGGCAACGACGAACGTGAACAGACGCTGAACCAGCTGCTGGTTGAGATGGACGGTTTTGAAGCCAACGAAGGCGTAATCATCATCGCGGCCACCAACCGTAAGGATGTGCTGGACCCTGCACTGCTGCGTCCGGGTCGCTTTGACCGTCAGGTCACCGTGGGCAACCCCGATATCAAAGGCCGTGAGAAGATCCTGGCCGTTCACGCCCGCAAAACGCCGCTGGGCCCTGACGTGGATCTGCGCATTATCTCGCGCGGGACGCCGGGCTTCTCGGGTGCGGATCTGATGAACCTGGTGAATGAGGCGGCGCTGATGGCGGCCCGTGTTGGTCGCCGGTTTGTGACGATGGAAGACTTCGAACAGGCCAAGGACAAGATCATGATGGGCGCGGAGCGTCGCAGCATGGTCATGACGGCCGAGCAGAAGGAAATGACCGCCTATCACGAAGCTGGTCACGCCCTTGTAGGCCTGAAGCTGCCGAAATGTGATCCTGTCTACAAGGCCACGATCATTCCGCGGGGCGGCGCCCTGGGTATGGTGATGTCCTTGCCGGAAATGGACCGTTTGAACTGGCACAAAGATGAGTGTCACCAGAAACTGGCCATGACCATGGCGGGTAAAGCAGCTGAGATTCACAAATACGGTGCGGATCACGTGTCCAACGGTCCCGCCGGTGACATTCAGCAGGCCAGCCAGCTGGCGCGCGCCATGGTGCTGCGCTGGGGCATGTCGGATAAGGTCGGCAACATCGACTATGCCGAAGCCCACGAAGGCTACTCGGGCAACACCGCTGGTTTCTCGGTCTCGGCCAACACCAAAGAAATGATCGAGGATGAGGTGAAACGCTTCATTCAGGAAGCCTATGAACTGGCCTTCAAGGTCGTGACCGAGAATGATGAAGAGTTTGAGCGTCTGGCGCAGGGTCTGTTGGAATATGAAACCCTGACCGGCGAAGAGATCAAACGGGTGATGCGTGGTGAGCCGCCGCATGCGGGGGAGGACGAAGATGACACCCCGGATGCAGGCAACGCCCCATCGGTCACAGCCATTCCCAAGACCAAGCCGAAAGCCAAGCCAAGCGGCGACGGCGGCATGGAACCGGAAATGAGCTAA
- a CDS encoding MOSC domain-containing protein, whose protein sequence is MPVLKPTDFRGMIEWMGVVEDRAASLASSPRELADLTWNGLDEDSHAGVNRPSCGRVAAMHARGTEIRNTRQLSLISAEDLAEIAAELQIADFDPAWIGASLVLRGIPDFSRIPPSARLQAPSGATLVIDMENRPCNLPVKVIEAAAPGKGKGFRAAAWAKRGVTAWVERPGEIALGDPLQLFVPDQPEWAHYDAVRSTR, encoded by the coding sequence ATGCCGGTTTTGAAACCAACGGATTTTCGGGGCATGATTGAGTGGATGGGGGTTGTTGAGGATCGCGCGGCTTCGCTGGCCTCCAGCCCGCGTGAGCTGGCCGATCTGACCTGGAACGGTCTGGATGAGGACAGCCATGCCGGTGTGAACCGACCCTCCTGTGGTCGGGTGGCGGCGATGCATGCCCGCGGGACGGAAATCCGCAACACCCGCCAACTGAGCTTGATCAGCGCTGAGGATCTGGCGGAAATTGCCGCGGAACTGCAGATCGCGGATTTTGATCCGGCGTGGATTGGCGCCTCACTGGTGCTGCGCGGCATTCCCGATTTCAGCCGCATACCCCCTAGCGCGCGCTTGCAGGCGCCTTCGGGGGCCACGCTGGTGATCGATATGGAAAACCGCCCCTGCAATCTGCCGGTCAAGGTGATTGAGGCGGCAGCACCGGGCAAGGGCAAAGGGTTCCGGGCCGCGGCCTGGGCGAAACGCGGCGTGACCGCCTGGGTCGAACGACCGGGGGAGATTGCCCTTGGTGATCCGCTGCAGCTGTTTGTGCCGGATCAGCCCGAATGGGCGCATTACGATGCGGTGCGCAGCACGCGCTGA
- a CDS encoding formate--tetrahydrofolate ligase produces MSYKSDIEIAREANKKPIQEIGDKLGIPASDLLPYGHDKAKVGQDFINSVQDREDGKLILVTAINPTPAGEGKTTTTVGLGDGLNRIGKNAMICIREASLGPNFGMKGGAAGGGMAQVVPMEEMNLHFTGDFHAITSAHSLLSAMIDNHIYWGNEAEIDIRRVAWRRVVDMNDRALRQITASLGGVANGFPRETGFDITVASEVMAILCLATDLKDLEKRLGDIIVAYRRDKTPVYCRDIKAEGAMTVLLKDAMQPNLVQTLENNPAFVHGGPFANIAHGCNSVIATKTALKVADYVVTEAGFGADLGAEKFMNIKCRKAGIAPSAVVLVATVRAMKMNGGVAKADLGAENVEAVQNGCANLGRHIENVKSFGVPVVVAINHFVTDTDAEVQAVKDYCAEHGVEAVLSRHWELGSEGSAPLAEKVVEIVEGGTANFAPIYPDDMPLFEKVETIAKRIYRADEVLADNKIRNQLKEWEEAGYGHLPVCMAKTQYSFSTDPSLRGAPTGHSVPVREVRLSAGAGFIVVVCGEIMTMPGLPRKPAAESICLNDEGLIEGLF; encoded by the coding sequence ATGAGCTACAAATCCGACATTGAGATCGCCCGCGAGGCCAACAAGAAGCCGATCCAGGAGATTGGCGACAAGCTGGGCATCCCAGCCAGCGATCTGCTGCCCTATGGCCATGACAAGGCCAAGGTGGGTCAGGATTTCATCAATTCGGTACAGGACCGTGAAGACGGCAAGCTGATCCTGGTGACCGCGATCAACCCGACCCCGGCAGGGGAAGGCAAGACCACCACCACAGTGGGCCTGGGCGATGGCCTGAACCGCATCGGCAAAAACGCGATGATCTGCATCCGCGAAGCCTCGCTGGGTCCGAACTTCGGCATGAAAGGTGGCGCGGCCGGTGGCGGCATGGCGCAGGTTGTTCCGATGGAAGAGATGAACCTGCACTTCACCGGGGACTTCCACGCCATCACCTCAGCCCATTCGCTGCTGTCTGCGATGATTGACAACCACATCTACTGGGGCAATGAGGCCGAGATTGACATCCGCCGCGTCGCCTGGCGCCGTGTGGTCGACATGAACGATCGCGCCCTGCGTCAGATCACCGCCAGCCTGGGAGGTGTCGCCAACGGCTTCCCGCGGGAAACCGGCTTTGACATCACGGTTGCTTCGGAAGTGATGGCGATCCTGTGTCTGGCAACCGATCTGAAGGATCTGGAAAAACGTCTGGGTGACATCATCGTGGCCTATCGCCGCGACAAGACCCCGGTTTACTGCCGTGACATCAAGGCCGAAGGCGCAATGACCGTTCTGCTGAAGGACGCGATGCAGCCGAACCTGGTGCAGACCCTGGAAAACAACCCGGCCTTTGTACACGGCGGTCCGTTTGCCAATATCGCGCATGGCTGTAACTCGGTCATTGCCACCAAGACCGCGCTGAAAGTTGCCGATTACGTGGTGACCGAAGCGGGCTTTGGCGCGGATCTGGGCGCTGAGAAGTTCATGAACATCAAATGCCGCAAAGCTGGCATCGCACCTTCGGCTGTGGTGCTGGTTGCCACCGTGCGGGCGATGAAAATGAACGGCGGCGTGGCTAAGGCGGACCTTGGTGCAGAAAACGTGGAGGCCGTGCAGAACGGCTGCGCCAACCTTGGCCGCCACATCGAAAACGTCAAATCCTTCGGTGTGCCGGTTGTGGTCGCGATCAACCACTTCGTCACCGACACAGACGCTGAGGTGCAGGCGGTCAAAGACTACTGTGCCGAACACGGTGTTGAGGCGGTGCTGTCGCGTCACTGGGAACTGGGCTCGGAAGGGTCGGCGCCGCTGGCCGAGAAAGTGGTGGAAATCGTTGAAGGTGGCACCGCCAACTTTGCCCCGATCTACCCCGATGACATGCCGCTGTTTGAAAAGGTCGAAACCATCGCCAAGCGCATCTACCGCGCTGATGAGGTGCTGGCAGACAATAAGATCCGCAACCAGCTGAAAGAGTGGGAAGAGGCCGGCTATGGCCATCTGCCGGTCTGTATGGCCAAGACGCAGTACAGCTTCTCGACCGATCCCAGCTTGCGCGGCGCGCCCACCGGCCATTCGGTGCCGGTGCGTGAGGTGCGCCTCAGCGCCGGTGCGGGCTTCATCGTGGTGGTCTGCGGTGAGATCATGACTATGCCGGGCCTGCCCCGCAAACCGGCGGCAGAAAGCATCTGCCTGAACGACGAAGGCCTGATCGAAGGTCTGTTCTAA
- the folD gene encoding bifunctional methylenetetrahydrofolate dehydrogenase/methenyltetrahydrofolate cyclohydrolase FolD, whose amino-acid sequence MTADIIDGKAFAAKVREQVAGHVTRLKEDHGITPGLAVVLVGEDPASQVYVRSKGKQTVEVGMNSYEHKLEADTSEADLLALINQLNNDPAVHGILVQLPLPGHLNEDLVINSIDPAKDVDGFHISNVGLLGTGQKSMVPCTPLGCLMMLRDHHGSISGMDAVVIGRSNIVGKPMAQLLLNDSATVTIAHSRTKDLPDVVRRADIVVAAVGRPEMVPGDWIKEGATVIDVGINRIDAPEKGEGKTRLVGDVHFESAAKVAGAITPVPGGVGPMTIACLLANTVTACCRANGLAEPEGLTA is encoded by the coding sequence ATGACGGCTGACATCATTGACGGCAAGGCCTTTGCGGCCAAGGTGCGCGAACAGGTGGCGGGGCATGTGACCCGTCTGAAAGAAGATCACGGCATCACCCCCGGTCTGGCGGTGGTTCTGGTGGGTGAAGATCCCGCCAGTCAGGTCTACGTGCGCTCAAAAGGCAAACAGACCGTTGAGGTCGGCATGAATTCGTACGAGCACAAGCTGGAGGCGGACACCTCAGAGGCGGATCTGCTGGCGCTGATCAATCAGCTGAACAACGATCCGGCGGTGCATGGCATTTTGGTGCAGCTGCCGCTGCCCGGTCATCTGAACGAAGATCTGGTCATCAACTCGATCGATCCGGCGAAGGATGTGGACGGGTTCCATATCTCCAACGTGGGACTTTTGGGCACGGGTCAGAAATCGATGGTGCCCTGCACACCGCTGGGCTGTCTGATGATGCTGCGGGATCATCACGGTTCGATTTCGGGCATGGATGCGGTTGTGATTGGCCGTTCCAACATCGTGGGTAAGCCGATGGCGCAGCTGTTGCTGAACGACAGCGCCACCGTGACCATCGCGCACAGCCGCACCAAAGATCTGCCGGACGTCGTGCGCCGCGCCGATATCGTTGTGGCCGCCGTAGGCCGCCCGGAAATGGTGCCGGGTGACTGGATCAAAGAAGGTGCCACAGTGATTGATGTGGGCATCAACCGCATTGATGCGCCGGAAAAGGGTGAGGGCAAGACCCGCCTGGTGGGCGATGTGCATTTCGAAAGCGCCGCCAAAGTCGCAGGCGCCATCACCCCGGTGCCGGGCGGTGTGGGGCCGATGACCATCGCGTGTCTGCTGGCCAACACAGTGACCGCCTGCTGCCGCGCCAATGGTTTGGCAGAACCCGAAGGCCTGACAGCCTAA
- a CDS encoding PaaI family thioesterase, with protein sequence MKIQSRVSESFAKQTMMQTLGAELIAANDGIAVIEAPVLPTCQQQHGFGHAGLTFSIGDSAAGYAALSAMPEGYEVLTSEIKINLLAPAAGERLIARGKVVKPGKRLVVVTSEVFARDGDQETLIALMQGTMVPMAPR encoded by the coding sequence ATGAAAATTCAGTCACGTGTCAGCGAGAGTTTTGCAAAACAGACGATGATGCAGACCCTTGGGGCCGAACTGATCGCCGCCAATGACGGCATCGCTGTGATCGAAGCGCCGGTGCTGCCAACCTGTCAGCAACAGCATGGTTTTGGCCATGCGGGCCTGACCTTTTCCATCGGGGACAGTGCGGCGGGCTATGCAGCGCTTTCGGCAATGCCTGAGGGGTATGAGGTGCTGACTTCTGAGATCAAAATCAACTTGCTGGCCCCGGCTGCCGGTGAGCGACTGATTGCGCGGGGCAAGGTGGTGAAACCGGGCAAGCGGCTGGTGGTTGTCACCTCTGAGGTTTTCGCCCGGGACGGCGATCAGGAAACCCTGATCGCGCTGATGCAGGGCACCATGGTTCCCATGGCGCCCCGCTGA
- a CDS encoding LytTR family DNA-binding domain-containing protein — MVSEIFQICKLSGQRVFAPSVLSLWVMAAVAGSIMGPFGTYSDLDWGQRVLYWAAISGCSVFLSTFTREILLRRLPELNDGWREVWQALGITVLMSPLVFLLTSLFGLRLAPESLSFWKVTLFVFLIAVLFSALRRIYGRKELLRRLALEEEDALAQDPLGMMGVTEVPLETSSAEADCRLLNRMPPGIGGAILHLSARDHFVDVELDQSLVTLRMRFSDAVAEMDGVEGFATHRSHWVAEAAVTGVERENGKLFMTLRNGSRVPISRSARPRLEEAGILQRFAVESR, encoded by the coding sequence GTGGTTTCTGAGATCTTTCAGATCTGCAAACTGTCTGGGCAGCGGGTGTTTGCCCCGTCTGTGCTGAGCCTTTGGGTGATGGCGGCTGTGGCTGGCTCCATCATGGGGCCGTTTGGCACCTATTCCGATCTCGATTGGGGGCAGCGGGTTCTCTATTGGGCCGCGATCAGTGGCTGTTCGGTTTTCCTCAGCACCTTCACCCGTGAGATTTTGCTGCGACGCCTGCCTGAGCTGAACGATGGCTGGCGCGAGGTTTGGCAGGCGCTTGGCATCACGGTTTTGATGTCGCCGCTGGTGTTCCTCCTGACCTCGCTTTTCGGGCTTAGGCTGGCGCCGGAAAGTCTGAGTTTCTGGAAAGTGACGCTGTTTGTTTTCCTGATCGCGGTGCTGTTTTCTGCGCTGCGACGGATCTACGGACGCAAGGAGCTGTTGCGGCGGCTGGCGCTGGAGGAAGAGGACGCGCTGGCGCAGGATCCGCTAGGGATGATGGGGGTCACGGAGGTGCCGCTGGAGACATCGAGCGCCGAGGCGGATTGCCGTCTGCTCAACCGGATGCCGCCGGGCATTGGCGGCGCGATCCTGCACTTATCGGCGCGTGACCACTTTGTGGATGTGGAATTGGACCAGTCTCTGGTGACCCTGCGGATGCGGTTCAGTGACGCCGTGGCTGAAATGGACGGGGTCGAGGGGTTTGCGACCCATCGCTCTCACTGGGTGGCGGAGGCCGCCGTGACGGGTGTGGAGCGTGAGAATGGCAAACTGTTCATGACCCTGCGCAACGGCAGCCGCGTGCCGATCAGCCGCAGCGCCCGCCCGCGTCTGGAAGAGGCCGGGATCCTGCAGCGGTTTGCAGTCGAAAGCCGTTAA
- the pdeM gene encoding ligase-associated DNA damage response endonuclease PdeM — protein MSSHSFTLAGQDFQAMPSGALFWPSQSLLCVSDLHFGKSERIARLGGAMLPPYDTRDTLSRLEKDLARTRAKSVICLGDSFDDSIAARGISEQEFTWITRLQAGRHWVWIEGNHDPGPLAIGGTHLAELPLPPILFRHIAEPGSAGEISGHYHPKARVKTKGGSITRPCFLVDSDRIIMPAYGSYTGGLRSDDPALAGLMRPEALAILTGNIAQAIPMPGRRKSLHDDV, from the coding sequence ATGAGCAGTCATTCCTTCACTCTGGCAGGCCAGGACTTTCAGGCCATGCCCTCCGGCGCTTTGTTTTGGCCGTCGCAGAGCCTACTCTGCGTCTCAGACCTGCATTTCGGAAAATCTGAACGAATTGCGCGACTTGGCGGCGCTATGCTGCCCCCCTATGACACCCGCGATACGCTGTCGCGGCTGGAAAAGGATCTGGCCCGCACCCGCGCCAAGTCCGTGATTTGCCTGGGTGACAGCTTTGACGATTCGATTGCGGCGCGCGGGATCTCGGAACAGGAGTTCACCTGGATCACCCGATTGCAGGCCGGCCGACATTGGGTCTGGATTGAGGGCAACCATGATCCCGGCCCCTTGGCCATTGGCGGCACCCATCTGGCCGAGCTGCCGCTGCCCCCGATCCTGTTCCGCCATATCGCGGAACCGGGCAGCGCAGGTGAAATTTCGGGCCACTATCATCCCAAGGCCCGGGTCAAAACCAAAGGCGGCAGCATCACACGCCCCTGCTTTCTGGTCGACAGCGATCGCATCATCATGCCGGCCTATGGCAGCTACACCGGGGGCCTGCGCAGCGATGATCCGGCGCTGGCAGGGTTGATGCGCCCGGAAGCTCTGGCGATTTTGACCGGCAACATTGCCCAGGCCATCCCGATGCCCGGACGGCGCAAGTCATTGCATGATGATGTTTAA